In one window of Juglans regia cultivar Chandler chromosome 3, Walnut 2.0, whole genome shotgun sequence DNA:
- the LOC108996569 gene encoding serine/threonine-protein kinase D6PKL2 isoform X1, with protein sequence MASKTGARASTRQQQKTAGVQTVEANDLRPLAPQFLKASKPELVVPEELPKYVQHTLKEVRGEGAENKVSSNSNQKVLSNSLINKFDSSSSLLGLEQAATGVDSAVDDTRGSLEGSVDQEKKTSVYESVKNSSVSAKVSDGTSSLAKTSGSAKISDRVDFVESGKSSMCRGSTSSDVSDESTSSSFSSSISKPHKANDMRWEAIQAIRARDGVLGLGHFRLLKRLGCGDIGSVYLSELSGTKCYFAMKVMDKGSLATRKKLLRAQTEREILQSLDHPFLPTLYTHFETDKFSCLVMEFCPGGDLHTLRQRQPGKHFPEQAVKFYVAEVLLSLEYLHMLGIVYRDLKPENVLVRDDGHIMLSDFDLSLRCAVSPTLVKTSSMESDPFRKNPVYCVQPACIEPSCIQPSCVVPTTCFSPRLFSSKSKKDRKPKNDIGNQVSPLPELIAEPTDARSMSFVGTHEYLAPEIIKGEGHGSAVDWWTFGIFLYELLFGKTPFKGSGNRATLFNVVGQPLRFPESPVVSFAARDLIRGLLVKEPQHRLAYKRGATEIKQHPFFEGVNWALIRCATPPEIPKPVEIERLPAPTASTSEKTAAATPAPEQKGPRSKWPCIYPPWFST encoded by the exons ATGGCCTCAAAAACTGGTGCAAGAGCTTCCACGAGACAGCAACAGAAAACAGCAGGCGTTCAGACAGTAGAGGCAAATGATCTGAGGCCTTTAGCTCCACAGTTTTTAAAGGCAAGCAAACCCGAGTTAGTAGTGCCCGAAGAATTACCGAAATATGTTCAGCACACATTAAAGGAGGTTAGGGGTGAAGGTGCTGAAAATAAAGTCTCATCAAATTCTAATCAAAAGGTGTTGTccaattctttaattaataaatttgattcAAGTTCATCCTTACTGGGTCTTGAGCAAGCAGCAACTGGTGTAGATTCTGCTGTTGATGATACAAGAGGCTCACTGGAAGGTTCTGTCGATCAAGAAAAGAAGACATCAGTGTATGAGAGCGTGAAGAACAGTTCAGTTTCTGCGAAAGTTAGTGATGGGACCAGCAGTCTTGCCAAAACCAGTGGAAGTGCCAAGATTAGTGATCgtgttgattttgttgagagTGGAAAGAGCAGTATGTGTAGAGGTAGCACAAGCAGTGATGTAAGCGACGAGAGTACCTCTAGCAGCTTTAGTAGCAGTATCAGCAAACCGCACAAAGCAAATGACATGAGATGGGAAGCCATCCAAGCTATTCGAGCAAGAGACGGGGTTTTGGGTTTGGGCCATTTTAGACTGCTGAAGAGGCTTGGCTGTGGGGACATTGGTAGTGTCTATCTGTCTGAGTTAAGTGGAACTAAATGCTACTTTGCAATGAAGGTTATGGATAAAGGGTCTCTAGCAACTCGGAAGAAGCTGCTTCGTGCTCAGACAGAACGAGAGATACTTCAATCTCTGGACCATCCCTTCCTTCCAACATTATACACCCACTTTGAGACAGATAAGTTCTCATGTTTGGTAATGGAGTTCTGTCCTGGAGGAGATTTGCACACTCTGAGGCAGAGGCAGCCAGGAAAGCATTTCCCTGAGCAGGCAGTCAA ATTCTATGTAGCAGAGGTCCTGCTAAGTCTAGAGTACCTCCACATGCTTGGTATTGTCTACCGTGATCTTAAGCCAGAAAATGTCCTTGTGAGGGATGATGGACACATAATGCTCTCTGACTTTGACCTTTCACTCCGCTGTGCTGTTAGCCCAACTCTTGTCAAAACCTCATCTATGGAATCTGACCCATTCCGGAAAAACCCTGTTTACTGTGTCCAGCCAGCTTGCATTGAGCCTTCCTGCATTCAGCCATCCTGCGTGGTCCCTACAACATGCTTCTCACCACGCCTCTTTTCAAGCAAGTCCAAGAAGGACAGGAAACCTAAAAATGACATAGGTAACCAAGTCAGCCCATTACCTGAGCTCATTGCTGAGCCAACTGATGCCCGGTCTATGTCTTTTGTTGGGACGCATGAATACTTGGCACCCGAGATCATTAAGGGTGAAGGTCATGGAAGTGCTGTTGATTGGTGGACTTTTGGAATCTTTCTGTATGAATTACTGTTTGGTAAAACTCCTTTTAAGGGATCTGGAAATCGAGCTACACTTTTCAATGTTGTGGGTCAGCCTCTGCGTTTTCCAGAATCGCCAGTTGTCAGTTTTGCAGCGAGGGATCTCATAAGGGGGTTGCTTGTAAAGGAACCACAGCATAGATTGGCCTATAAACGAGGGGCAACTGAGATCAAGCAGCACCCTTTCTTTGAAGGTGTTAATTGGGCATTGATACGCTGTGCTACTCCGCCTGAGATCCCAAAGCCCGTCGAGATTGAGAGATTACCTGCTCCAACAGCATCAACAAGCGAAAAAACTGCTGCTGCTACACCTGCTCCTGAGCAGAAAG GCCCACGATCCAAGTGGCCCTGCATATATCCTCCTTGGTTTTCTACATAA
- the LOC108996569 gene encoding serine/threonine-protein kinase D6PKL2 isoform X4 encodes MASKTGARASTRQQQKTAGVQTVEANDLRPLAPQFLKASKPELVVPEELPKYVQHTLKEVRGEGAENKVSSNSNQKVLSNSLINKFDSSSSLLGLEQAATGVDSAVDDTRGSLEGSVDQEKKTSVYESVKNSSVSAKVSDGTSSLAKTSGSAKISDRVDFVESGKSSMCRGSTSSDVSDESTSSSFSSSISKPHKANDMRWEAIQAIRARDGVLGLGHFRLLKRLGCGDIGSVYLSELSGTKCYFAMKVMDKGSLATRKKLLRAQTEREILQSLDHPFLPTLYTHFETDKFSCLVMEFCPGGDLHTLRQRQPGKHFPEQAVKFYVAEVLLSLEYLHMLGIVYRDLKPENVLVRDDGHIMLSDFDLSLRCAVSPTLVKTSSMESDPFRKNPVYCVQPACIEPSCIQPSCVVPTTCFSPRLFSSKSKKDRKPKNDIGNQVSPLPELIAEPTDARSMSFVGTHEYLAPEIIKGEGHGSAVDWWTFGIFLYELLFGKTPFKGSGNRATLFNVVGQPLRFPESPVVSFAARDLIRGLLVKEPQHRLAYKRGATEIKQHPFFEGVNWALIRCATPPEIPKPVEIERLPAPTASTSEKTAAATPAPEQKVLR; translated from the exons ATGGCCTCAAAAACTGGTGCAAGAGCTTCCACGAGACAGCAACAGAAAACAGCAGGCGTTCAGACAGTAGAGGCAAATGATCTGAGGCCTTTAGCTCCACAGTTTTTAAAGGCAAGCAAACCCGAGTTAGTAGTGCCCGAAGAATTACCGAAATATGTTCAGCACACATTAAAGGAGGTTAGGGGTGAAGGTGCTGAAAATAAAGTCTCATCAAATTCTAATCAAAAGGTGTTGTccaattctttaattaataaatttgattcAAGTTCATCCTTACTGGGTCTTGAGCAAGCAGCAACTGGTGTAGATTCTGCTGTTGATGATACAAGAGGCTCACTGGAAGGTTCTGTCGATCAAGAAAAGAAGACATCAGTGTATGAGAGCGTGAAGAACAGTTCAGTTTCTGCGAAAGTTAGTGATGGGACCAGCAGTCTTGCCAAAACCAGTGGAAGTGCCAAGATTAGTGATCgtgttgattttgttgagagTGGAAAGAGCAGTATGTGTAGAGGTAGCACAAGCAGTGATGTAAGCGACGAGAGTACCTCTAGCAGCTTTAGTAGCAGTATCAGCAAACCGCACAAAGCAAATGACATGAGATGGGAAGCCATCCAAGCTATTCGAGCAAGAGACGGGGTTTTGGGTTTGGGCCATTTTAGACTGCTGAAGAGGCTTGGCTGTGGGGACATTGGTAGTGTCTATCTGTCTGAGTTAAGTGGAACTAAATGCTACTTTGCAATGAAGGTTATGGATAAAGGGTCTCTAGCAACTCGGAAGAAGCTGCTTCGTGCTCAGACAGAACGAGAGATACTTCAATCTCTGGACCATCCCTTCCTTCCAACATTATACACCCACTTTGAGACAGATAAGTTCTCATGTTTGGTAATGGAGTTCTGTCCTGGAGGAGATTTGCACACTCTGAGGCAGAGGCAGCCAGGAAAGCATTTCCCTGAGCAGGCAGTCAA ATTCTATGTAGCAGAGGTCCTGCTAAGTCTAGAGTACCTCCACATGCTTGGTATTGTCTACCGTGATCTTAAGCCAGAAAATGTCCTTGTGAGGGATGATGGACACATAATGCTCTCTGACTTTGACCTTTCACTCCGCTGTGCTGTTAGCCCAACTCTTGTCAAAACCTCATCTATGGAATCTGACCCATTCCGGAAAAACCCTGTTTACTGTGTCCAGCCAGCTTGCATTGAGCCTTCCTGCATTCAGCCATCCTGCGTGGTCCCTACAACATGCTTCTCACCACGCCTCTTTTCAAGCAAGTCCAAGAAGGACAGGAAACCTAAAAATGACATAGGTAACCAAGTCAGCCCATTACCTGAGCTCATTGCTGAGCCAACTGATGCCCGGTCTATGTCTTTTGTTGGGACGCATGAATACTTGGCACCCGAGATCATTAAGGGTGAAGGTCATGGAAGTGCTGTTGATTGGTGGACTTTTGGAATCTTTCTGTATGAATTACTGTTTGGTAAAACTCCTTTTAAGGGATCTGGAAATCGAGCTACACTTTTCAATGTTGTGGGTCAGCCTCTGCGTTTTCCAGAATCGCCAGTTGTCAGTTTTGCAGCGAGGGATCTCATAAGGGGGTTGCTTGTAAAGGAACCACAGCATAGATTGGCCTATAAACGAGGGGCAACTGAGATCAAGCAGCACCCTTTCTTTGAAGGTGTTAATTGGGCATTGATACGCTGTGCTACTCCGCCTGAGATCCCAAAGCCCGTCGAGATTGAGAGATTACCTGCTCCAACAGCATCAACAAGCGAAAAAACTGCTGCTGCTACACCTGCTCCTGAGCAGAAAG tCTTGAGATAG
- the LOC108996569 gene encoding serine/threonine-protein kinase D6PKL2 isoform X2 — MASKTGARASTRQQQKTAGVQTVEANDLRPLAPQFLKASKPELVVPEELPKYVQHTLKEVRGEGAENKVSSNSNQKVLSNSLINKFDSSSSLLGLEQAATGVDSAVDDTRGSLEGSVDQEKKTSVYESVKNSSVSAKVSDGTSSLAKTSGSAKISDRVDFVESGKSSMCRGSTSSDVSDESTSSSFSSSISKPHKANDMRWEAIQAIRARDGVLGLGHFRLLKRLGCGDIGSVYLSELSGTKCYFAMKVMDKGSLATRKKLLRAQTEREILQSLDHPFLPTLYTHFETDKFSCLVMEFCPGGDLHTLRQRQPGKHFPEQAVKFYVAEVLLSLEYLHMLGIVYRDLKPENVLVRDDGHIMLSDFDLSLRCAVSPTLVKTSSMESDPFRKNPVYCVQPACIEPSCIQPSCVVPTTCFSPRLFSSKSKKDRKPKNDIGNQVSPLPELIAEPTDARSMSFVGTHEYLAPEIIKGEGHGSAVDWWTFGIFLYELLFGKTPFKGSGNRATLFNVVGQPLRFPESPVVSFAARDLIRGLLVKEPQHRLAYKRGATEIKQHPFFEGVNWALIRCATPPEIPKPVEIERLPAPTASTSEKTAAATPAPEQKGLKNQRCEQIQNHQV, encoded by the exons ATGGCCTCAAAAACTGGTGCAAGAGCTTCCACGAGACAGCAACAGAAAACAGCAGGCGTTCAGACAGTAGAGGCAAATGATCTGAGGCCTTTAGCTCCACAGTTTTTAAAGGCAAGCAAACCCGAGTTAGTAGTGCCCGAAGAATTACCGAAATATGTTCAGCACACATTAAAGGAGGTTAGGGGTGAAGGTGCTGAAAATAAAGTCTCATCAAATTCTAATCAAAAGGTGTTGTccaattctttaattaataaatttgattcAAGTTCATCCTTACTGGGTCTTGAGCAAGCAGCAACTGGTGTAGATTCTGCTGTTGATGATACAAGAGGCTCACTGGAAGGTTCTGTCGATCAAGAAAAGAAGACATCAGTGTATGAGAGCGTGAAGAACAGTTCAGTTTCTGCGAAAGTTAGTGATGGGACCAGCAGTCTTGCCAAAACCAGTGGAAGTGCCAAGATTAGTGATCgtgttgattttgttgagagTGGAAAGAGCAGTATGTGTAGAGGTAGCACAAGCAGTGATGTAAGCGACGAGAGTACCTCTAGCAGCTTTAGTAGCAGTATCAGCAAACCGCACAAAGCAAATGACATGAGATGGGAAGCCATCCAAGCTATTCGAGCAAGAGACGGGGTTTTGGGTTTGGGCCATTTTAGACTGCTGAAGAGGCTTGGCTGTGGGGACATTGGTAGTGTCTATCTGTCTGAGTTAAGTGGAACTAAATGCTACTTTGCAATGAAGGTTATGGATAAAGGGTCTCTAGCAACTCGGAAGAAGCTGCTTCGTGCTCAGACAGAACGAGAGATACTTCAATCTCTGGACCATCCCTTCCTTCCAACATTATACACCCACTTTGAGACAGATAAGTTCTCATGTTTGGTAATGGAGTTCTGTCCTGGAGGAGATTTGCACACTCTGAGGCAGAGGCAGCCAGGAAAGCATTTCCCTGAGCAGGCAGTCAA ATTCTATGTAGCAGAGGTCCTGCTAAGTCTAGAGTACCTCCACATGCTTGGTATTGTCTACCGTGATCTTAAGCCAGAAAATGTCCTTGTGAGGGATGATGGACACATAATGCTCTCTGACTTTGACCTTTCACTCCGCTGTGCTGTTAGCCCAACTCTTGTCAAAACCTCATCTATGGAATCTGACCCATTCCGGAAAAACCCTGTTTACTGTGTCCAGCCAGCTTGCATTGAGCCTTCCTGCATTCAGCCATCCTGCGTGGTCCCTACAACATGCTTCTCACCACGCCTCTTTTCAAGCAAGTCCAAGAAGGACAGGAAACCTAAAAATGACATAGGTAACCAAGTCAGCCCATTACCTGAGCTCATTGCTGAGCCAACTGATGCCCGGTCTATGTCTTTTGTTGGGACGCATGAATACTTGGCACCCGAGATCATTAAGGGTGAAGGTCATGGAAGTGCTGTTGATTGGTGGACTTTTGGAATCTTTCTGTATGAATTACTGTTTGGTAAAACTCCTTTTAAGGGATCTGGAAATCGAGCTACACTTTTCAATGTTGTGGGTCAGCCTCTGCGTTTTCCAGAATCGCCAGTTGTCAGTTTTGCAGCGAGGGATCTCATAAGGGGGTTGCTTGTAAAGGAACCACAGCATAGATTGGCCTATAAACGAGGGGCAACTGAGATCAAGCAGCACCCTTTCTTTGAAGGTGTTAATTGGGCATTGATACGCTGTGCTACTCCGCCTGAGATCCCAAAGCCCGTCGAGATTGAGAGATTACCTGCTCCAACAGCATCAACAAGCGAAAAAACTGCTGCTGCTACACCTGCTCCTGAGCAGAAAG GTTTGAAGAACCAAAGGTGtgaacaaattcaaaatcatcaAGTTTAA
- the LOC108996569 gene encoding serine/threonine-protein kinase D6PKL2 isoform X3: MASKTGARASTRQQQKTAGVQTVEANDLRPLAPQFLKASKPELVVPEELPKYVQHTLKEVRGEGAENKVSSNSNQKVLSNSLINKFDSSSSLLGLEQAATGVDSAVDDTRGSLEGSVDQEKKTSVYESVKNSSVSAKVSDGTSSLAKTSGSAKISDRVDFVESGKSSMCRGSTSSDVSDESTSSSFSSSISKPHKANDMRWEAIQAIRARDGVLGLGHFRLLKRLGCGDIGSVYLSELSGTKCYFAMKVMDKGSLATRKKLLRAQTEREILQSLDHPFLPTLYTHFETDKFSCLVMEFCPGGDLHTLRQRQPGKHFPEQAVKFYVAEVLLSLEYLHMLGIVYRDLKPENVLVRDDGHIMLSDFDLSLRCAVSPTLVKTSSMESDPFRKNPVYCVQPACIEPSCIQPSCVVPTTCFSPRLFSSKSKKDRKPKNDIGNQVSPLPELIAEPTDARSMSFVGTHEYLAPEIIKGEGHGSAVDWWTFGIFLYELLFGKTPFKGSGNRATLFNVVGQPLRFPESPVVSFAARDLIRGLLVKEPQHRLAYKRGATEIKQHPFFEGVNWALIRCATPPEIPKPVEIERLPAPTASTSEKTAAATPAPEQKGSDNYLEFDFF; encoded by the exons ATGGCCTCAAAAACTGGTGCAAGAGCTTCCACGAGACAGCAACAGAAAACAGCAGGCGTTCAGACAGTAGAGGCAAATGATCTGAGGCCTTTAGCTCCACAGTTTTTAAAGGCAAGCAAACCCGAGTTAGTAGTGCCCGAAGAATTACCGAAATATGTTCAGCACACATTAAAGGAGGTTAGGGGTGAAGGTGCTGAAAATAAAGTCTCATCAAATTCTAATCAAAAGGTGTTGTccaattctttaattaataaatttgattcAAGTTCATCCTTACTGGGTCTTGAGCAAGCAGCAACTGGTGTAGATTCTGCTGTTGATGATACAAGAGGCTCACTGGAAGGTTCTGTCGATCAAGAAAAGAAGACATCAGTGTATGAGAGCGTGAAGAACAGTTCAGTTTCTGCGAAAGTTAGTGATGGGACCAGCAGTCTTGCCAAAACCAGTGGAAGTGCCAAGATTAGTGATCgtgttgattttgttgagagTGGAAAGAGCAGTATGTGTAGAGGTAGCACAAGCAGTGATGTAAGCGACGAGAGTACCTCTAGCAGCTTTAGTAGCAGTATCAGCAAACCGCACAAAGCAAATGACATGAGATGGGAAGCCATCCAAGCTATTCGAGCAAGAGACGGGGTTTTGGGTTTGGGCCATTTTAGACTGCTGAAGAGGCTTGGCTGTGGGGACATTGGTAGTGTCTATCTGTCTGAGTTAAGTGGAACTAAATGCTACTTTGCAATGAAGGTTATGGATAAAGGGTCTCTAGCAACTCGGAAGAAGCTGCTTCGTGCTCAGACAGAACGAGAGATACTTCAATCTCTGGACCATCCCTTCCTTCCAACATTATACACCCACTTTGAGACAGATAAGTTCTCATGTTTGGTAATGGAGTTCTGTCCTGGAGGAGATTTGCACACTCTGAGGCAGAGGCAGCCAGGAAAGCATTTCCCTGAGCAGGCAGTCAA ATTCTATGTAGCAGAGGTCCTGCTAAGTCTAGAGTACCTCCACATGCTTGGTATTGTCTACCGTGATCTTAAGCCAGAAAATGTCCTTGTGAGGGATGATGGACACATAATGCTCTCTGACTTTGACCTTTCACTCCGCTGTGCTGTTAGCCCAACTCTTGTCAAAACCTCATCTATGGAATCTGACCCATTCCGGAAAAACCCTGTTTACTGTGTCCAGCCAGCTTGCATTGAGCCTTCCTGCATTCAGCCATCCTGCGTGGTCCCTACAACATGCTTCTCACCACGCCTCTTTTCAAGCAAGTCCAAGAAGGACAGGAAACCTAAAAATGACATAGGTAACCAAGTCAGCCCATTACCTGAGCTCATTGCTGAGCCAACTGATGCCCGGTCTATGTCTTTTGTTGGGACGCATGAATACTTGGCACCCGAGATCATTAAGGGTGAAGGTCATGGAAGTGCTGTTGATTGGTGGACTTTTGGAATCTTTCTGTATGAATTACTGTTTGGTAAAACTCCTTTTAAGGGATCTGGAAATCGAGCTACACTTTTCAATGTTGTGGGTCAGCCTCTGCGTTTTCCAGAATCGCCAGTTGTCAGTTTTGCAGCGAGGGATCTCATAAGGGGGTTGCTTGTAAAGGAACCACAGCATAGATTGGCCTATAAACGAGGGGCAACTGAGATCAAGCAGCACCCTTTCTTTGAAGGTGTTAATTGGGCATTGATACGCTGTGCTACTCCGCCTGAGATCCCAAAGCCCGTCGAGATTGAGAGATTACCTGCTCCAACAGCATCAACAAGCGAAAAAACTGCTGCTGCTACACCTGCTCCTGAGCAGAAAGGTTCGGATAATTATCTTGAATTTGATTTCTTTTAG